In a single window of the Raphanus sativus cultivar WK10039 chromosome 9, ASM80110v3, whole genome shotgun sequence genome:
- the LOC108824357 gene encoding uncharacterized protein LOC108824357 — MGKRGGANKLTKAQGGPNLKSVLRHDHLKNLALWSTGGDTPIPSLATFFGRRLAADGQASDIPHDPDLFSCQRCETVLQPGFNCNVRIEKVSANKKKHMRTRYKKKPNMFLPQNNVVYYCNLCSHRNLKRGTTNGQMKDMYPPKPKPTRPRPKIDKEVTVVVAPQEIESNILLPSSPERRCENDSVVENTPKPMLTLEREKRIRKSKSKKPVEPESVPEKKATVGGGGGSNKRKRKAWTSMKELSETTTTNKSSSSVNFKIPFLL, encoded by the exons ATGGGGAAACGGGGAGGAGCTAACAAGCTTACAAAAGCTCAAGGAGGACCGAATCTCAAGTCCGTGCTCAGACACGACCACTTGAAGAATCTCGCTCTCTGGTCTACCGGCGGAGATACTCCCATCCCGTCCTTAGCTACTTTCTTCGGTCGGCGTCTCGCAGCCGATGGACAAGCTTCCGACATTCCTCACGATCCTGACCTCTTCTCTTGTCAAAG GTGTGAGACTGTTCTTCAGCCTGGCTTCAATTGTAATGTTAGAATCGAGAAGGTTTCTGCTAACAAGAAGAAACACATGAGGACAAGGTACAAGAAGAAGCCTAACATGTTTCTGCCTCAGAACAATGTAGTTTACTACTGCAACTTGTGTTCTCACCGTAATCTCAAGAGAGGTACTACAAATGGTCAGATGAAAGACATGTACCCGCCCAAGCCGAAACCAACTCGTCCACGTCCCAAGATTGATAAAGAGGTGACGGTGGTTGTAGCGCCTCAAGAAATCGAAAGTAACATACTACTTCCTTCTTCACCTGAAAGAAGATGTGAGAATGATAGTGTTGTGGAGAATACACCAAAGCCAATGCTTACActggagagagagaagagaataaGGAAATCCAAAAGTAAGAAACCAGTTGAGCCGGAAAGTGTTCCTGAGAAAAAAGCAACagttggtggtggtggaggatcGAATAAGAGGAAGAGAAAAGCATGGACAAGTATGAAGGAGTTGTCTGAGACTACAACAACAAACAAGAGTTCCAGTtctgtaaactttaaaataccTTTTCTCTTGTGA
- the LOC108826990 gene encoding cysteine-rich repeat secretory protein 57-like: MATSKKLSAFFCYSFLLCLLFTTNQTMSESDHMETFCNKPSGNFIRNSTYHTNLNALLSALSNQSSLANYYNLTTGLASDTVHGMFLCTGDVNRTTCNSCVKTATTEIAKNCTNNREAIIYYFDCMVRYSDKIFLSTLETQPNTLWWSTDLIPKTFGKFGERLSDKMGEVIVKSSMLSSSLTPYYLMDTTRFDNVYDLESIVQCTPYLDPGNCTTCLKLALQEMIDCCGDKRWAMIWTPKCLVSFDTYNSSLSPLPSPTHSGSFSIRGCNKLGGMVLAVAASVLAFLGL; this comes from the exons ATGGCAACATCAAAGAAACTATCTGCTTTCTTTTGCTACTCCTTTCTCTTATGTCTTCTCTTCACCACTAACCAAACGATGTCCGAATCCGACCACATGGAGACTTTCTGCAACAAACCATCCGGAAACTTCATTCGCAACTCAACTTACCACACAAATCTCAACGCTCTTCTCTCCGCTCTAAGCAACCAGTCCTCCCTCGCTAACTATTACAACCTCACGACCGGTCTAGCTTCAGACACAGTCCATGGAATGTTCTTGTGCACAGGAGACGTCAACAGAACAACTTGCAACTCCTGCGTCAAGACCGCAACAACCGAGATCGCCAAAAACTGTACCAACAACCGTGAAGCAATCATTTACTACTTCGATTGCATGGTTCGTTACTCTGACAAGATCTTCCTCTCCACTTTAGAGACACAGCCTAATACCCTATGGTGGTCTACCGATCTAATACCCAAAACGTTTGGTAAATTTGGAGAGAGGCTGTCTGATAAAATGGGTGAAGTTATCGTCAAATCGTCTATGTTATCTTCATCACTTACTCCATATTATCTTATGGATACGACTAGATTCGATAACGTGTATGATCTTGAGTCTATTGTTCAGTGCACTCCTTATTTGGATCCGGGAAACTGTACCACATGCCTGAAACTTGCGTTGCAAGAGATGATTGACTGTTGTGGTGATAAGCGTTGGGCTATGATCTGGACTCCTAAATGTCTTGTGAGTTTTGATACCTACAACTCATCGTTGTCGCCCCTTCCATCCCCTACTCATAGCGGGTCCTTCTCGATCAGAG GATGTAATAAACTTGGGGGAATGGTTCTTGCTGTGGCTGCTTCGGTGTTAgcatttttgggtttatga